The Chitinophaga pinensis DSM 2588 region ACTAAATGACTGCGGATGTTCAAAACCCAACTGATAGGCGATCTCGCTTACTGTAAGATCGCTTATCATCAATATCTCTTTTGCTTTTTCAATCAGCTTCAGGTGTATATGCTGCTGTGTATTGTGCCCTGTAAGTGACCTTAGCAGGTCGCCCAGATATCTGGGTGATACTTCCAGCTGATCGGCCAGCGACTGTACGGAAGGTAAACCCTCCATCAAAGCGGTTTGGTTATTAAAATAATTATCCAATATCTCCTCCAGCTTTTCCAGTACCTGGTTATTAATGGACCTCCGGGTGGTGAACTGCCGTTTATAGAAACGCTGGCTATAATTCAGCAATAACTCGATCTGTGAGATCAATACGTCCTGACTGTGGTCGTCGATCGCTGTTTCCAGCTCATCTTCCAGATTTTTAGCGATGGCACTGATGATCAGGCTTTCTTTATCTGATAAGTGCAGGGCCTCATTCACCGAATAGGAAAAAAAAGCATAGTTTTTAATCTTAGCATCCAATGGATAGTTTCGCAGAAAGTCCGGATGGATCAGCAAGGTAAAACCCGCATCCGAAAAGGGCGTATTTATGATGTTAAGTGGCTGTCCGGGAGAGGTGAAGATCATGCCTCCTTCATCAAAATCGTAGGTAGTCTGACCGTATTTCGCTCTACAACCGACAGACTCATTATAGGTAATATTATAAAAATTCATCACGAAAGATGGCCTCAGCATCTCATCAGTGATCTGCACTTTACTGTAATTCAGTATGCTGATCAATGGGTTCAGGGGTTTTGGTAATCCGAATGCCCGTTGGATCTCCGTAATGGTATTAAATACACGCGGCTTGTTCTTTTGTTCTCCTCTCATTTTCTAAAAAGTTATTGCCAGTAAGTATTCCCATATTTACTGGCAATTTAATATTAAAATATGAATTATCCCTGTACCATTAACTGATGCACGTAATCTCTGAAACCTTCGTCACCTACGGCAAGCCTATGTGCATACAGTGCCTTCGCGTCTTCACCGCATACATAGCGAAGATTGTTCTTTCCGTCAGTAGCGGCTTCGTACACCACAGCAGCAATGTCGTCAGCAGTTGAGACATTGGTACCTGTGCTGATCGCGGCCAGAAATTTATTTAACAGGGTTTCATAGGCCGGATGAGATGCAATCACAGCACTTTTGCCATTATCCGTAGCAACGAGCCCTGGTTCTATATTCTTGATACCAATCCCAAATGCATTCAATTCGTAAGACAGACTTTCGCTCCAGCCCTCCAGCGCCCACTTACTGGCATCGTACATCGAACTTACCGGGAAGCCCGCAAGACCTGCACTAGACGTTGTAGTGATGAAAAGACCTGCTTTCCGCTCCCTGAAATAAGGAATAAACGCCTGGGTAACTCTTACCACCCCAAAGAAATTAGTCTCCATCTGCTGTACCAGTTGCTCATCTGTAATCGCTTCTAATGCCCCTAACAGCGTATAACCTGCATTATTAAATACCACATCTACAGGTCCAAGTGCCAGCGTTTTCTCTACCGTCTCTTTTATCTGCAGGGTGTCAGTAACATCCAGTGGTAAAATAGTTACGTTGTCCAGTAAATGCAGTTCTTTTTCATTTTCCGGTCTGCGCATTGTCGCTACTACCTGCCAGCCCTTTTCTGCGAAGTATATAACTGTAGCTCTGCCTATGCCTGTCGAAGCGCCCGTAACAAATATTGTCTTTTTCATTCGTCTGTATTTTATGGCAAAATTGCACTACCTCAAAGGAAAGGACGTAGCGAAAATGGTAAATCTTGTAGTCAAATCGGTCATTCATAGGTATGGCCCCCTGGCAAACATCTTCCTTTCTACTACAAAACCGTGACTTTTGGATACACCCTGCTCCTTGTAACAGCTGACCTTTGCAATAACAAAATAGCAAAACATGGATCTAAAAAACAGTAGCGTCCTTATTACCGGCGGAACAAGCGGGATCGGATTAGAACTTGTAAAACAGCTGAGCAAAATAGGAACAACGATCATTATTACAGGCCGTAATCCGGATACCTTGTATGCAACAAAAAAGCGCTTTCCAGCCATTCATACTTTCCAAAGCGATGTGAGCAAGGTAACAGACATTGAACTGCTATATAAAGACGTCATCCGGGAGTTTCCTGCTTTGAACATGATTATCAATAACGCCGGAGAAATGCGACTGATCGACCTACAGGATACCGGGAAACGTCTGGAAGACATCACCCGGGAAATTGATATCAATCTTAGGGGAACAATCCACATGGTACACCGGTTTTTACCACATCTGCTTAAAAAGCCTGCTGCTGCGATCGTCAACGTCTCCTCTGCGATTGCTTTTATGCCCTATTCGGTAGCGCCTGTTTATAGTGCTTCTAAAGCAGCAGTCCATGCTTATACGATGGCCTTACGCCTTCAGCTTGGTAAAACCAATGTAAAAGTGATTGAATTGATCCCTCCGGGTGTAAGTACGAATCTTCAAAACGACTGGGTACTGCAACCTAACCCAGGTATGATGATGGATGTAGGCAAAATGGTAAATGTCGCGATCAAAGGACTCCTAAAGGATACGCCGGAAATCAAACCAATATTGGTTAAAGTAATCAAAACGCTGAGTAAACTAATGCCCAATCAGCTGATGAAATTCGGACACCGGGAATTTGAAAAATTCAAACAGCTTAACAATCATCAATAAACCTTCAGATATGAAAAGAATATGCTTTGCAGCGCTTATGCTGCTGTTATCAATGGCATCATTTGCCCAGAAATTATCACCGGACCAAATCCTTGGTATATGGCAATGCGACGAATATAAAATAGAAATTTTCAAGTCGGGCAACAGCTACGCTGCTAAGCTCTTATGGGCAAAGGATCTATTTGAAGCAGATGGAAAAACGCCTAAGAAAGACACCAAAAATCCGAACGAGCAACTAAGAAGCCGATCCAGACAAGGCATTACACATATCACGGAGCTGATGTACAAGAACGGTGAATACGTGGACGGTAAATTATACAGTGTCCAGGATGGGAATACATACAGTCTGAAAGGTGCACTTAAAAGTATCAACGAGC contains the following coding sequences:
- a CDS encoding helix-turn-helix domain-containing protein; translation: MRGEQKNKPRVFNTITEIQRAFGLPKPLNPLISILNYSKVQITDEMLRPSFVMNFYNITYNESVGCRAKYGQTTYDFDEGGMIFTSPGQPLNIINTPFSDAGFTLLIHPDFLRNYPLDAKIKNYAFFSYSVNEALHLSDKESLIISAIAKNLEDELETAIDDHSQDVLISQIELLLNYSQRFYKRQFTTRRSINNQVLEKLEEILDNYFNNQTALMEGLPSVQSLADQLEVSPRYLGDLLRSLTGHNTQQHIHLKLIEKAKEILMISDLTVSEIAYQLGFEHPQSFSKFFKSKTNMSPLEFREHFN
- a CDS encoding SDR family oxidoreductase encodes the protein MKKTIFVTGASTGIGRATVIYFAEKGWQVVATMRRPENEKELHLLDNVTILPLDVTDTLQIKETVEKTLALGPVDVVFNNAGYTLLGALEAITDEQLVQQMETNFFGVVRVTQAFIPYFRERKAGLFITTTSSAGLAGFPVSSMYDASKWALEGWSESLSYELNAFGIGIKNIEPGLVATDNGKSAVIASHPAYETLLNKFLAAISTGTNVSTADDIAAVVYEAATDGKNNLRYVCGEDAKALYAHRLAVGDEGFRDYVHQLMVQG
- a CDS encoding SDR family oxidoreductase codes for the protein MDLKNSSVLITGGTSGIGLELVKQLSKIGTTIIITGRNPDTLYATKKRFPAIHTFQSDVSKVTDIELLYKDVIREFPALNMIINNAGEMRLIDLQDTGKRLEDITREIDINLRGTIHMVHRFLPHLLKKPAAAIVNVSSAIAFMPYSVAPVYSASKAAVHAYTMALRLQLGKTNVKVIELIPPGVSTNLQNDWVLQPNPGMMMDVGKMVNVAIKGLLKDTPEIKPILVKVIKTLSKLMPNQLMKFGHREFEKFKQLNNHQ
- a CDS encoding DUF2147 domain-containing protein, translating into MKRICFAALMLLLSMASFAQKLSPDQILGIWQCDEYKIEIFKSGNSYAAKLLWAKDLFEADGKTPKKDTKNPNEQLRSRSRQGITHITELMYKNGEYVDGKLYSVQDGNTYSLKGALKSINELETRGYKGIPMMGKTFRWKRVQ